One segment of Tachyglossus aculeatus isolate mTacAcu1 chromosome 16, mTacAcu1.pri, whole genome shotgun sequence DNA contains the following:
- the LOC119938391 gene encoding disintegrin and metalloproteinase domain-containing protein 30-like, whose product MGPSGPALLLLGLGYLLAAPEPDGWGFSRSEVVIPRRLTPRRGEAQEPGRLSYLLPLDGRTHVLHLRPKQLLLPRRLPVFTFTARGELVEEQPPVPHDCYYRGAVEGAPDSLATFSTCFRGLWGMLQLHGCLYQVEPLPASATFEHRVSRLVDRPPGNLTCGLTDEEIARQAAQFRPPASSRQIDWHDSYIHPKYMELAVAVDNARYKFRKSNLSAVIQDTIVLVNFADSHFQELKARIVLKAVEVWTDRDKVNTKHSKLARLLNDFSRYQLNDIYPRIRHDFSHLFVSKAFGNLTGLASNGGACNASRMASVSSLQGNSLLGPALWFTHELGHGCGMNHDGRYCQCKGTSCIMENTGVRSGGFSNCSFNRFFTFTSQLFASCLNNIPEQFSVVEICGNKVVDRGEGCDCGSEEECEKDACCLSNCTLSPGAECTSELCCKGCQFVPATTVCRPKQTECDLDEFCNGTSSMCPEDVYKQDGTPCSNGAVCYRGGCSSHLRQCRALFGKEAVDAPLLCYEEVNGYVDRFGNCGLEQNLYKECATRDMLCGRVQCVNVKTIPSMPDHTSVIQTHVKDGNTMCWGTDYHEAMHTLRIPDIGDVEDGTFCGPGLICINRTCLDVSLLSYDCEPQKCNHRGVCNSKKNCHCKYGWAPPFCETPGDGGSIDSGPPGKPIVTRIFQVWPIFILRVILFVASLILATPKCITLCKKLSFSKIKTVRIKFPKFTKFPKFTKFPKFTIFKRDAKN is encoded by the coding sequence ATGGGGCCGTCGGGGCCCGCGCTCCTGCTGCTGGGCCTGGGCTACCTCCTCGCCGCCCCCGAGCCCGACGGGTGGGGCTTCTCCCGGTCCGAAGTGGTCATCCCCCGGAGGCTGACCCCCCGCCGCGGGGAGGCCCAGGAGCCCGGCCGGCTGTCCTACCTGCTGCCCCTCGACGGCCGGACGCACGTGCTGCACCTGCGGcccaagcagctgctgctgcCCCGCCGCCTGCCCGTCTTCACCTTCACGGCCCGGGGCGAGCTGGTGGAGGAGCAGCCCCCCGTGCCCCACGACTGCTACTACCGCGGGGCCGTGGAGGGCGCCCCGGATTCCCTGGCCACCTTCAGCACCTGCTTCCGGGGGCTCTGGGGGATGCTGCAGCTGCACGGCTGCCTCTACCAGGTGGAGCCCCTGCCGGCCTCCGCCACCTTCGAGCACCGGGTGTCCCGGCTGGTCGACCGGCCGCCGGGCAACCTGACCTGCGGCCTCACCGACGAGGAGATCGCCCGCCAGGCGGCCCAGTTCCGGCCGCCGGCCTCTTCCCGTCAGATCGACTGGCACGACTCCTACATACACCCCAAGTACATGGAGTTGGCCGTGGCGGTGGACAACGCCAGGTACAAATTCAGGAAAAGCAACTTATCCGCAGTCATCCAGGACACCATTGTCCTGGTGAATTTTGCAGACTCACACTTTCAGGAGCTGAAAGCTCGAATCGTTTTGAAAGCCGTGGAGGTCTGGACAGACCGTGACAAAGTGAATACTAAGCATTCAAAGTTAGCTCGTTTACTTAATGATTTTTCACGCTACCAGCTAAATGACATATATCCTCGTATCCGACATGACTTTTCACATTTGTTTGTGTCCAAGGCTTTTGGCAATTTAACAGGGTTGGCCAGTAACGGTGGCGCCTGTAATGCAAGTCGCATGGCATCTGTATCTAGTCTGCAAGGCAACTCGCTGCTTGGTCCTGCACTGTGGTTCACTCACGAATTGGGACATGGCTGCGGCATGAACCACGATGGTCGCTATTGTCAGTGCAAAGGAACATCATGTATTATGGAGAACACTGGCGTCCGGAGTGGTGGTTTCAGTAACTGTAGCTTCAATCGTTTTTTCACCTTCACAAGCCAGTTATTTGCCTCCTGTCTCAATAATATTCCAGAGCAGTTTTCGGTAGTAGAGATATGTGGTAACAAAGTGGTGGACCGGGGAGAAGGCTGTGACTGTGGATCAGAGGAGGAGTGTGAGAAAGATGCCTGTTGCCTGTCAAACTGCACATTGAGCCCCGGGGCGGAGTGCACTTCTGAACTGTGCTGCAAAGGATGCCAATTTGTTCCAGCAACAACGGTCTGTAGGCCGAAGCAAACTGAATGTGACCTCGATGAGTTCTGTAATGGGACCTCAAGTATGTGCCCAGAAGATGTGTACAAGCAGGACGGGACCCCTTGTAGTAACGGCGCCGTCTGTTACCGTGGGGGTTGTAGTTCCCACCTTCGGCAGTGCAGAGCCCTTTTTGGTAAAGAAGCCGTGGATGCTCCGTTATTGTGTTATGAGGAGGTGAATGGATATGTTGACCGATTTGGGAACTGTGGGTTAGAGCAAAACCTTTATAAAGAATGTGCAACACGTGATATGTTGTGTGGAAGAGTGCAGTGTGTCAATGTGAAGACCATTCCTTCTATGCCGGACCATACGTCAGTCATTCAAACTCATGTGAAAGACGGCAATACCATGTGCTGGGGGACGGACTACCATGAAGCAATGCACACACTGAGAATCCCTGATATCGGGGACGTCGAAGACGGCACCTTCTGCGGACCTGGCCTGATATGCATTAACAGGACCTGCCTCGATGTGTCTCTCCTCAGTTATGACTGCGAACCTCAAAAGTGTAACCATCGAGGGGTGTGTAACAGCAAGAAAAACTGCCACTGCAAATATGGCTGGGCCCCTCCGTTCTGTGAGACTCCAGGGGATGGAGGGAGCATTGACAGTGGGCCTCCAGGCAAACCGATTGTTACAAGGATATTTCAAGTTTGGCCCATTTTCATTCTCCGGGTCATCCTTTTTGTTGCCTCCTTGATCCTGGCCACCCCGAAGTGTATAACACTATGTAAAAAATTATCATTCTCAAAAATAAAGACAGTAAGAATAAAATTTCCAAAATTTACCAAATTTCCAAAATTTACCAAATTTCCAAAATTTACCATATTTAAAAGGGATGCAAAAAATTAG